A region of Candidatus Flexicrinis proximus DNA encodes the following proteins:
- a CDS encoding AAA family ATPase: protein MTKTLLPRALALVGMPGSGKSSCALYLEQQGFFQFRFGGIVQGEVERRGWAVNPENERIVREELRATHGMAAMAVLAMPRLQAALAEHPHIVIDGLYSWSEYKLLQEELGAELIVVAITCTRSIRYARLAKRRDRPLTREEAISRDWSEIEKLEKGGPIAIADYSLSNDGTTDELIAQLVTLLSSLTFTP from the coding sequence ATGACGAAAACGCTTCTCCCGCGCGCGCTGGCGCTGGTCGGGATGCCGGGGTCCGGCAAAAGCAGCTGCGCGCTGTATCTGGAACAACAGGGATTCTTTCAATTCCGCTTTGGCGGCATCGTACAGGGGGAAGTCGAGCGGCGGGGCTGGGCGGTGAACCCGGAAAACGAGCGCATTGTCCGCGAGGAACTGCGCGCGACGCACGGGATGGCCGCGATGGCCGTCCTCGCCATGCCCCGGCTGCAAGCGGCGCTGGCCGAACACCCGCACATCGTGATCGACGGCCTCTACAGCTGGAGCGAATATAAGCTGCTGCAAGAAGAACTTGGCGCGGAACTGATCGTCGTTGCCATCACCTGTACTCGCAGTATCCGCTATGCGCGCCTCGCCAAACGCCGCGACCGGCCCCTCACCCGCGAGGAAGCCATCTCCCGCGATTGGTCGGAGATCGAAAAACTCGAAAAAGGCGGCCCGATTGCGATTGCAGACTATTCCCTCAGCAACGACGGCACGACCGACGAACTGATCGCGCAGCTCGTAACCCTGCTTTCGAGCCTGACCTTCACGCCGTAG
- a CDS encoding PPC domain-containing protein — MRVRRFLALCVVIIPAILSMPAAAQNAPRVPPSNDNISSRKAILVPFQETIATAEATVQVGEQPHACIGQTGEKSVWYAIEAPAGATLVVDTTGSNYDTVVSVWAVPTLAFLDQIVSVDCEDDGTAAALLKYPVTSGGTYLVSISGVPVIPAGPPESLVVAFNFQIPASEVPAGGSLADAVPLIINGTTTVKKMELAVNHAMVVGAPTCDAASAEYPVWFKLTLPIAASLSFSSEGSLFGRLAGPTPDVTLDIFPETFAAAGDSLACDDNSGFNSAAYIGPIPLTAGVYYLRATLNTTSNPGLASRVKITTRLTAASDMLVNGTFNDPVLGWTIKNATGDGITSNIFRFVGNPGENSQLQQKVTFSPALPVDDSILAKFTMVSSTPQLGQPFSISLKYAYTDGTIVIDKRSLKTFTGSHTVLTTLLKKSLKSIKLAIKFKGTTGTFELDNAALTLEGFVSREASAALPLPLPPAK; from the coding sequence ATGCGCGTTCGCCGGTTTCTTGCGCTTTGCGTAGTCATTATCCCCGCCATCCTCAGCATGCCCGCCGCCGCGCAGAACGCCCCGCGCGTCCCGCCGTCGAATGACAACATCTCCAGCCGAAAGGCAATCCTCGTGCCGTTTCAGGAGACGATCGCGACCGCCGAAGCGACCGTTCAGGTGGGCGAGCAGCCGCACGCCTGTATCGGCCAGACCGGCGAGAAAAGTGTCTGGTATGCGATCGAAGCACCGGCCGGTGCCACGCTGGTCGTCGACACGACCGGTTCAAACTACGATACGGTCGTATCGGTCTGGGCCGTGCCGACACTGGCATTTCTCGATCAGATCGTCAGCGTCGACTGCGAGGACGACGGTACCGCAGCCGCGCTGCTCAAGTATCCGGTCACCAGCGGCGGCACCTATCTGGTCAGCATCAGCGGGGTGCCGGTGATTCCGGCAGGCCCGCCGGAATCGCTGGTCGTGGCCTTCAATTTTCAGATCCCGGCGTCCGAAGTCCCGGCAGGGGGCAGTCTGGCCGACGCCGTCCCGTTGATCATCAATGGGACGACCACCGTCAAGAAAATGGAACTGGCCGTGAATCACGCCATGGTGGTCGGCGCGCCGACCTGTGATGCAGCTTCGGCGGAGTACCCGGTCTGGTTCAAGCTGACCCTCCCTATAGCGGCCAGTCTCTCATTCTCCAGCGAGGGGTCGTTATTTGGACGGCTGGCAGGCCCGACACCCGACGTCACACTCGATATCTTTCCCGAAACGTTCGCTGCCGCCGGTGACAGTCTCGCCTGCGACGACAACAGCGGGTTCAACAGTGCTGCCTATATCGGGCCGATACCGCTGACTGCGGGCGTCTACTACCTGCGGGCGACCCTCAATACCACATCCAACCCCGGACTGGCGTCGCGGGTCAAGATCACGACGCGGCTGACGGCTGCTTCGGACATGCTTGTGAACGGAACTTTCAACGATCCTGTGTTAGGCTGGACGATCAAGAACGCCACCGGCGACGGCATTACCAGCAACATCTTCAGGTTCGTCGGCAACCCGGGCGAGAACAGCCAACTCCAGCAGAAAGTCACATTCTCGCCGGCGCTGCCCGTGGACGATAGTATTCTCGCGAAATTCACCATGGTATCGTCCACCCCACAATTGGGTCAACCCTTCAGTATTTCGCTCAAGTACGCCTATACCGACGGCACGATCGTGATTGACAAACGAAGCCTGAAGACTTTCACTGGCAGCCACACGGTACTTACGACGCTGTTGAAGAAGTCGCTCAAGAGCATCAAGCTTGCCATCAAGTTCAAAGGTACGACTGGAACTTTCGAACTGGATAACGCCGCGTTGACTTTGGAGGGCTTTGTCAGCCGCGAGGCGTCCGCCGCCCTGCCGCTGCCACTGCCGCCGGCGAAGTAG
- a CDS encoding PPC domain-containing protein, whose amino-acid sequence MTTTPYRFRFIVLILVCLLFSLPTAAQNEPRVPPSNDMFAGAVIVSAPFSQTVTGIPDATVQSGETQPCIGGIGEESVWYSLNAPAGVTLEVDTIGSNYDTVVSVWQETGVALEPADLTNVDCEDDGTGAAKLRYPVIAAGSYYVSISAVPSVPVRAPHSLSVSFSFDVPASLAPAGSDPAHAVPLKFGKTVTLSGMEYGAGHDPVVANPACAANTLQYPAWFKLTVPIHTQVHISARGSLFSNAGSFSDEVSLDIFPEVFVSVADDIACGVTTGANAASMSPTLAAGVYYVRALRVNTNTNAVGASRYKISVSLGSSNNLLVNPGFDNIGDPLLGWKVKNGTGDGVSDFITNAFFFSGGAGENSQLQQTVVISPPLPVDDNLTLLYTVAADGNPGGLPFILSLKLTFTDGTIRTVKSNELLYKTGIPEILTVLPKGTLSKIRIALKFKGTGGTLIVDNFELQTLSYATREAESVLPLPLPPAR is encoded by the coding sequence ATGACAACCACGCCATACAGATTCCGCTTTATTGTCTTGATATTGGTGTGCCTCTTGTTTTCGCTGCCGACCGCCGCGCAGAACGAGCCGCGCGTACCACCTTCGAACGACATGTTTGCCGGCGCCGTGATCGTAAGCGCACCGTTCAGCCAGACTGTCACGGGCATCCCCGATGCCACGGTTCAATCCGGGGAGACGCAGCCCTGCATCGGCGGCATCGGCGAAGAGAGTGTCTGGTACAGTCTGAATGCGCCGGCCGGCGTCACGCTGGAGGTCGACACGATAGGGTCGAATTACGATACAGTCGTGTCGGTCTGGCAGGAGACCGGGGTCGCGCTTGAACCGGCAGATCTGACAAATGTCGACTGTGAAGACGACGGCACGGGGGCGGCGAAGCTGCGCTACCCGGTAATCGCTGCTGGCAGTTATTATGTCAGCATCAGCGCAGTGCCTAGTGTCCCTGTCCGTGCGCCGCACTCGCTGAGCGTCTCGTTCAGCTTCGACGTGCCTGCTTCACTGGCCCCCGCCGGCAGCGATCCGGCCCATGCCGTCCCGCTCAAGTTCGGCAAGACGGTCACCTTGAGCGGCATGGAGTATGGGGCGGGTCACGATCCGGTCGTCGCCAACCCCGCCTGTGCAGCCAACACCCTCCAGTATCCGGCGTGGTTCAAACTCACTGTACCCATACATACGCAAGTACATATCAGCGCGCGCGGCAGCCTGTTCAGTAATGCCGGGTCGTTCTCAGATGAAGTGTCACTCGACATATTCCCAGAGGTGTTTGTCTCTGTTGCCGACGATATCGCCTGCGGTGTAACGACCGGGGCAAATGCCGCATCCATGAGTCCAACTCTCGCGGCGGGGGTGTATTACGTCCGTGCCCTCCGGGTGAACACTAACACGAACGCCGTCGGCGCCTCGCGCTACAAAATCTCCGTCAGTCTGGGCAGCTCGAACAATCTGCTGGTCAATCCGGGTTTCGACAATATAGGCGATCCGCTGCTGGGGTGGAAAGTGAAGAACGGGACGGGAGACGGAGTATCTGACTTCATCACTAACGCCTTCTTCTTCAGCGGCGGCGCGGGCGAGAACAGCCAGCTTCAGCAGACGGTGGTCATTTCGCCGCCGCTCCCTGTCGACGATAACCTGACGCTTTTATACACGGTCGCCGCGGACGGAAACCCCGGAGGGCTGCCCTTCATCCTCTCCCTCAAGCTCACCTTTACCGATGGCACCATCCGCACAGTCAAGAGCAATGAGCTCCTTTATAAAACCGGTATTCCAGAAATCCTCACGGTTCTGCCCAAAGGAACGTTGAGCAAGATCCGGATAGCGCTCAAGTTCAAAGGGACAGGCGGGACCCTGATTGTCGATAACTTCGAACTCCAAACTCTCAGCTATGCAACCCGTGAGGCAGAAAGCGTCCTGCCGCTCCCTCTGCCGCCGGCACGCTAG
- a CDS encoding TetR/AcrR family transcriptional regulator, producing the protein MGRREQYREQTREEIKGIARRQMAAGGWPAVSLNAIAREMDVAVSGLYRYYENRDALLTALILDAFNAQGEAMEAAEAAHLPREDLVGRLMAALRAYRQWPLDHPSEFGLIYGTPVPGYHAPAELTVPAASRAMRVVLGVLIEARARRVLDRVHIPELPPVMDMGVPADIAQWGVLGWTRIHGFVTLEVFGHLDNVVPDRDAFYEAECRALLEAGGMTPPG; encoded by the coding sequence ATGGGCCGTCGAGAGCAGTACCGCGAACAGACCCGCGAGGAAATCAAAGGCATCGCCCGGCGTCAGATGGCCGCCGGCGGCTGGCCGGCTGTCTCGCTCAATGCCATCGCCAGGGAGATGGATGTCGCCGTCTCCGGCCTTTACCGCTACTACGAAAACCGCGACGCGCTGCTGACCGCGCTGATCCTCGACGCCTTCAACGCGCAGGGCGAGGCGATGGAAGCCGCCGAAGCCGCCCATCTCCCCCGCGAAGACCTCGTCGGGCGGCTGATGGCCGCGCTGCGAGCCTACCGCCAGTGGCCGCTCGATCACCCGTCCGAGTTCGGGCTGATCTACGGCACGCCGGTCCCCGGCTATCACGCGCCGGCCGAGCTGACCGTGCCAGCGGCATCACGGGCGATGCGCGTCGTCCTCGGCGTGCTGATCGAAGCGCGCGCGCGCCGTGTGCTGGACAGGGTCCACATCCCGGAGCTTCCGCCGGTCATGGACATGGGCGTACCGGCGGACATCGCGCAGTGGGGCGTACTCGGCTGGACGCGCATCCACGGTTTTGTCACGCTTGAAGTCTTCGGCCACCTCGACAACGTCGTCCCCGACCGCGACGCATTCTACGAGGCGGAATGCCGCGCGCTGCTCGAAGCCGGAGGGATGACGCCGCCTGGATAA
- a CDS encoding NmrA family NAD(P)-binding protein — protein sequence MSNTNTTHVVFGTGPLGRSVMRALVAQGKPVRMVNRSGRADVPSGVEVVASDLYNPDNVRAVTRDAAVVYQTSQPGYTEWVAKFPPLISSILDGLRGSPARLVLGDNLYMIDNTGGAPIMENAANNAVTRKGRVRALCADMAFTAHKAGFVKVAAVRASDFYGPYVLDSALGERTFPPLLAGKSVGVIGSADILHTHTFISDFGKAIALVGERDSAMGRAWHVPTPGPITTRAFLEQAAQIAGVPLKLSKITPLMLRALGLFVGTVREVIEMQYQFNQPYIVDASDFIREFGDISTPRETALKATLDWFTNHK from the coding sequence ATGTCCAACACCAATACCACGCACGTCGTCTTCGGCACTGGCCCGCTCGGCAGATCAGTGATGCGCGCGCTCGTCGCTCAGGGTAAACCCGTCCGCATGGTCAACCGCAGCGGCCGGGCAGACGTCCCCTCAGGCGTCGAAGTCGTTGCCTCTGACCTCTACAACCCGGACAACGTGCGCGCCGTGACTCGGGATGCCGCGGTCGTCTACCAGACCTCGCAGCCGGGCTATACCGAATGGGTCGCCAAGTTCCCGCCGCTGATTTCCTCGATTTTGGACGGCCTGCGCGGCTCACCGGCGCGGTTGGTGCTGGGAGACAACCTGTATATGATCGACAATACCGGCGGCGCGCCCATCATGGAAAACGCCGCCAATAATGCCGTGACGCGCAAAGGCCGGGTGCGCGCTCTCTGTGCCGATATGGCGTTCACCGCGCACAAGGCCGGGTTCGTCAAGGTGGCCGCCGTGCGTGCGTCCGACTTCTATGGGCCGTATGTCCTTGACAGCGCGCTCGGCGAACGCACCTTCCCGCCGCTGCTGGCCGGCAAATCCGTCGGCGTGATCGGCAGCGCGGACATCCTGCATACCCACACCTTCATCAGCGACTTCGGCAAGGCGATCGCGCTGGTCGGCGAGCGCGACTCGGCCATGGGCCGCGCCTGGCACGTCCCGACGCCGGGGCCGATTACCACCCGCGCCTTTCTGGAGCAGGCCGCGCAGATCGCCGGAGTTCCCTTGAAACTGAGCAAAATCACCCCGCTCATGCTGCGCGCCCTCGGCCTGTTTGTAGGCACCGTGCGCGAGGTGATCGAGATGCAGTACCAGTTCAACCAGCCGTACATCGTCGATGCCAGCGACTTCATCCGCGAGTTTGGCGATATTTCCACCCCGCGCGAAACCGCGCTCAAAGCAACGCTCGACTGGTTCACGAACCATAAGTAA
- a CDS encoding acyl-CoA carboxylase subunit beta produces MVLQENDTTEQVNPKIEQLRARRAASLAGGGPERVKRQHESGRNTARERLDILLDPGSFREIGGFVEHRSHNFGMEKQRVPGDSVVTGWGTVNGRLVYVYSQDFTVVGGSVSEAHAQKICNLLEMAMRNGAPVIGLNDSGGARIHEGVESLAGYADIFLRNTKASGVIPQLSVIMGPCAGGSVYSPALTDFILMVKNTSYMFITGPDVVKQVTHEEVSFEDLGGASVHSVKSGVCHMVGENETETLMLLRQLLSYMPQNNMEDAPYVPTQDDPLRADAELDSIIPDSPNKPYDIKEVVERVVDRGTFFEIQADYAANIVVGFARLGGHSVGVVANQPTVLAGVLDIPASEKAARFIRFCDCFNIPLVTFVDVPGYLPGTDQEHRGIISSGAKLLYAYCEATVPKLTVTTRKAYGGAYCVMSSKHIRSDLNLAWPTAEIAVMGPEGAVEIIYRRDLQASDDPVALKARLAAEYREKFANPYIAASRGFVDDVIEPRDTRARLINALGVLGNKRDENPPKKHGNIPL; encoded by the coding sequence ATGGTTCTGCAAGAGAATGATACCACCGAACAGGTGAACCCCAAGATCGAACAGCTGCGCGCCCGGCGCGCAGCCAGCCTTGCCGGCGGCGGACCTGAACGGGTCAAACGTCAGCACGAGAGCGGCCGCAACACCGCCCGCGAACGGCTTGATATCCTGCTCGATCCGGGCAGCTTCCGCGAAATCGGCGGCTTTGTCGAGCACCGCTCGCATAATTTCGGCATGGAAAAGCAGCGCGTCCCCGGCGACTCGGTGGTCACCGGATGGGGGACGGTCAATGGCCGGCTGGTGTATGTCTACAGCCAGGACTTTACGGTCGTGGGCGGTTCGGTCAGCGAGGCGCACGCGCAGAAGATCTGCAATCTGCTGGAAATGGCGATGCGGAATGGTGCGCCAGTAATCGGCCTGAACGACAGCGGCGGCGCGCGCATCCACGAAGGTGTCGAATCGCTGGCCGGCTATGCCGATATCTTCCTGCGCAACACCAAAGCATCGGGCGTGATCCCGCAGCTCAGCGTGATCATGGGGCCGTGCGCGGGCGGCAGCGTCTATTCCCCCGCGCTGACCGACTTCATCCTGATGGTCAAGAACACCAGCTATATGTTCATCACCGGGCCGGATGTCGTGAAGCAGGTCACGCACGAAGAAGTCTCGTTTGAAGATCTGGGCGGCGCCAGCGTTCACAGCGTCAAGAGCGGTGTCTGCCACATGGTCGGCGAAAACGAGACCGAAACGCTCATGCTGCTGCGCCAGCTCCTGAGCTACATGCCGCAGAACAACATGGAAGACGCGCCCTACGTCCCCACACAGGACGACCCGCTGCGCGCCGATGCCGAACTGGACAGCATCATCCCGGACAGCCCGAACAAGCCCTACGACATCAAGGAAGTCGTCGAGCGGGTGGTCGATCGCGGGACGTTCTTCGAGATTCAGGCCGATTACGCGGCCAATATCGTGGTCGGCTTCGCGCGGCTGGGCGGCCACAGTGTAGGCGTCGTCGCCAACCAGCCTACCGTGCTGGCAGGCGTGCTGGACATCCCGGCCAGCGAAAAAGCCGCGCGGTTCATCCGCTTCTGCGACTGCTTCAATATCCCGCTGGTCACCTTCGTCGATGTGCCGGGATACCTGCCCGGAACCGACCAGGAGCACCGCGGCATCATCAGCAGCGGCGCGAAGCTGCTCTATGCCTACTGCGAGGCGACCGTGCCCAAGCTGACGGTGACGACCCGCAAAGCCTATGGCGGAGCTTACTGCGTGATGAGCAGCAAGCACATCCGCAGCGACCTCAATCTGGCCTGGCCGACGGCGGAGATCGCGGTCATGGGGCCGGAAGGCGCGGTGGAGATCATTTACCGGCGCGACCTGCAGGCGTCGGACGATCCCGTGGCGCTCAAGGCGCGTCTGGCAGCCGAATACCGCGAGAAGTTCGCCAATCCCTATATCG